Within the Zea mays cultivar B73 chromosome 10, Zm-B73-REFERENCE-NAM-5.0, whole genome shotgun sequence genome, the region TTAAAAACATTTTTTGCTGCTGCATTCAATACACGGCATGATACTTATTTATTTGCATGTAATGTTGTCTGAGCAGGCACTGCAGTGGTGATTGTTATGCTAGTTACAACATTTCTCATGGTCCCAGTGATGCTGCTGGTATGGAAAAGCCACTGGATACTTGTTGTCATCTTCCTCGTGCTCTCCTTGACGGTTGAGCTCCCATACTTCACGGCGTGCATAAATAAAGTGGATCAAGGTGGCTGGGTTCCACTAGTCATCGCAATAACCTTCTTCGTCATCATGCACGTGTGGCATTTCTGCACTGTGAAGCGCTACGAATTTGAGATGCACAGCAAGGTCTCCATGGCGTGGATTCTGGGGCTAGGGCCGAGCCTTGGCCTTGTCAGGGTCCCTGGGATAGGCTTCGTGTACACAGAGCTGGCGAGTGGCGTCCCGCACATCTTCTCCCATTTCGTCACCAACCTCCCTGCCATCCACTCGGTGGTTGTCTTTGTCTGCGTCAAGTACCTCCCGGTCTACACGGTGCCAGCCGAGGAACGATTCATCATGAAGAGGATCGGGCCAAAGAACTACCACATGTTCCGCTGCGTCGCAAGGTATGGATACAAGGACATCCACAAGAAAGACGACAACTTCGAGAAGATGCTCCTGGACAGGCTCTTGATCTTCGTCAGGCTGGAGAGCATGATGGACGGCTACTCCGACTCCGAGGACCTCACCGTGATGGAGCACAAGGCCAAGAGGTCCACCAGATCACTTCAGCTGATCGAGAAGGCTGGGGGTAATAACACGATGAGCTCCACCGGTGACCTGAGCTACTCATCGTCGCAGGACTCCATTGTTTTGGCCAAGTCACCCCTGACAGGGAACAGCCTGACGAGATACTCAAGCCAGACACCCGGCGACGAGCTGGAGTTCCTGAACCGAAGCAAGGATGCCGGCGTCGTGCACTTCCTCGGGAACACCGTCGTGCAGGCGCGCAGGGACTCGGGGATCTTGAAGAAGGTCGCCGTGAATTATGTGTATGCCTTCCTTCGGAAGATGTGCAGGGAGAACAGTGTGATCTTCAACGTTCCACATGAAAGCCTCCTGAATGTAGGGCAGATATACTATATATGAATATTTTTGTTTTAGATTCTTCTGTTCGGACTCGAAGTGAACATTGTACATGGTGATCAGTCCTAGAGTAAAGCTTTTAGTCAGGTCTGCGGCTTTTAGTCAGTTCTGCGACTTTCTTGAGCACATAGATTACTGGTATTGCCATTGGCACATTCTCGATGAGGCTTGCTGACTGCTGTATCCGAATGCCATTTCTCCCAACTGTCAaccattgctgctgctgctgctgcatacATCATATAACCGTCCGGCTTAGAAAAATGATGTCATGTATATCTCCAGATTAGTTTTTTTCGGCCGTATGTGCAGCGTTCAGGAATGCATTATCGTATCACAAAAGGAAGGAAACAGCCGGCTACTTATTTTGCCGGTTTCAGACACTCGTGTAATTATTGAGACCTGATAAATTAAGTCTCGGAAAAAAATGATTTAACTGACCGATGATCCAAATGACCGGTTTCAGACACTGCCGGTCTCAGAATGCAGGAAAACAAGCATATCCTTACAAAACGTTTCATGCGAAGTACCTCAAAGGCCTCGCCGACCGTCCGAattctgctgctgctggtgctcgACTAGTGGTCGACAAGTCCTCCAAATATGCACATTTCATACCACTAGCTATCACACCTTTTTCACTGCTATGCAAGTGGCCATGCACTACATGGATCCTGTCTTTAAACTACATGGTTTTTCAGTAGCCAATTATTTCAGACAGGGACTGTTCACCAGTGCCATTTGGCAGACACTTTTTAAACTCAATGGCATAGATCTAAGACTGAGACCTACTTATCATCCTTAGTCTGATAGTCAAACAGAAAGGATGAACCAATGCTGGGAAACATACCTTAGTTGTTTTGTGCATTCTTGTCTCAGAAATGTGTTGGGCGCCAAATTAAtcggacggacggtccgcactggtGGCGTGGACGGTTCGCGCGCACACAGGAtcatttagggttccgagttttttgCGGGATTGATTAGCTAGATCCACGGAATTAGCTCAGGAGATCACgtgtaacgggtccagaccttcccatctatatatatatggagggctacggccgattgaatcatcaacaatcgaatcaataatcaattacatctcgtttttaccttatgcattaggagtagttctagtttagtcctTTTCCATCCTAAATTCTCcacttctcttcggctctacgttgattagaggtgtctagggtggcctgccgatcctaGACAAGGCCTAGgacctctcctccccgacggggtccctcccggaggTGAGATCCAGGCGTTGTCGGCgaactccgccgcccctgcgcacgcgcggaccgtccgactcatCAAGCAGGAACCCGAGccatgcgccaggtcgcggaccgtctggcccctggCCGCGAAACGTTCGCGCCTCCATAGAGAGCACCGTCGCCGATTCTCAacgcagtgattggcgcccggatcggcgccaacacactttttggcgactctgcTGGGACATCGCGTACAGATCTAtcagatcggccctcaatggccggttcaaaagatagctctgaCGTTTCCACCGGCAATATCATAGagtcgacttgggaaaccttgtcggCTGATGAACAACTCCAGTTCGAGAAGCACAGGGAGCAGCTGATCCAGGAAGCAAAGGCAAAGTTCCTagccaacttcaaggtggacaggaacaacaaggtcgttcgACAACGGGCGATTAATCTGGTTTTGCTCCGACCCACTGCGGCTACCCCCAAGGTAAGCGACACAAATGAACTCCAGTTTCTTAAAAAATATATAGATGATCAGCGAgaccaaatgcaaaatatcataggggttatgcaaaaTGACTATAGAAGGCTAGTACGTGCTTTTGATAAATCTAAtattgcaaattttccttcgcacgaggttgaattgggAGAAAATATACGTgattcatcggctacaggttgtcacgaccagtcacaacccctttatgggatgccaatAGACATGTACCCTAGGCAACCACAACCTCCTGCGCACATCGGCGATAAATTCGCCGATCtgcgcatgtccggaccgtccgcgtatCTAATCGGACGGTCCGACATAGAGTTTTTCAATGAGGATTGTTATCCAAATCCACATCCGTCTCAGCTAAACTACCcgtcacactatgcaatgcaccagcacCATAGTACAACATCCCAAACCCATAGGGCGAGTACTTTCCGGCCCCGCCTAGAAGGCTGGAAAGGAATGACCAGTCCTATGAGCCACATAGGGAAAAGAATGCGCCACAAAACCCAAACCCATGGGGGAAGACAACAAACTAGTATCCAAATAACGTCACCCATGttggaccagagagccggtggtctcacaccggctgctatcgatatagtaagggaagaaatagccagggcgttccgagataagctcggagttagcatggtccctgggggcagTCTTATCGGAGACCTTATGATAGCCGATTTGACcatcacccatacccacagggaactagaatacccgaatttgcaaagttttcgggtgaccaaggtaagagtacacgtaaacacataggccagttcttagcgcaattaagagaattggccgacacacagGCGTTccgcgtgcgtttattttcattatctttaacagggactgcattcgCACGGTATGCCACACtccctcctaattctattttgtcgtggggagatttagagcaaaaatttcatgaccatttcTTCTCCGGCGACTATGAGCTAGATTTAATAGATCTAGTGGCCCTACGGCAAggtaaagatgaatcggttaatgattacatccggagattctagGATACAAGAAACCAATGCTTTCAGATTCATTCGGTAGAAAAACAGCTATCATGATTAGCATTTAATGGATTACGCTATTATTTAAaataaagattagaaggcattcgGTTTTTcacactagcacaattacatcaaagagctttggcttgtgaaagtcgAAGCAAAAAAACTGccaaaacaattcgtcacaatgtccatatagtagaatgcgaccaaagtagctcggacgaTGAATCGAAAGAAGTATACActactgaaatggtttggccaaaacaggccaagtCTTCGGCTTGTTTCTCCTTACAACTGGTTCAACAGAAACGACAAGAGTaggttaaatttacatttaatgttcgcaaatgtgataagatattcgatgaattactcaaaaatgacaACATTAAGATAAATCATACTGTTCCACCCGCCGACGAACTAAAACGTTGCGCATACTGCAGGTGGTACAACTCATTTTCTCATACcattaatgattgtaatgtatttcgacgacagattcaatcgaCCATTAATGAGTGACGGTTGAAATTTCAGAaaatgcaggtggacacggagcccttgTCAATAAACATGATCAACTTTGATGGCAAGAAAGTCCTGATTTGGCCAAGCACGAccgataagggcaaaggcaaGGAGGTCATCATCGGTAATGAGCGAGAGGCTGATGAAATTACTAAAaactcttgcaggaaagtggtgacaGAAAGGACTCCTGATGAAGGGGAGACTCTAAAAGTTACCATCACTACCTCCAACGCCGGGGGGCAGGCGCAGGTAGGAAACCAGGCGTGAGCATCTGTTTTGCGCATCGTGGACGGTCTGACGCATAGACACGGACGATCCGGGACACCGCTGGATAGTCCGGAtcattccagcggacggtccagCAACGCCCAGGAGCCACGACGACCacataccttcaaaccacgacgaccaaaaataggtacgtggaaaattaACACAGTAAAGGCAGCTGGTTGACTGGTCAGATCTGGCCCGACATttgatcaattattttctaaatatGTAAAAAAGAAGGTTGACCCAGGTAACCGACCAACAAAGCGGCATCGCTCACCCATCGAGGAGCGACAACATGTAggaccgattggaccacctcaccaatcggaaaggacgggaggtcataatgtccaattgagacctaacgtccctgcatggacacctccatacGCACCCatgctgtaacaccctgaatttggggtatacaaTTTCTTTTTaagtatctaccaaattcaggtgttactcttgtatctctctctagttcctctctctcttttccttttgagtagatttagcttaattagtgagggattaattatttatttttttcaaaacattatgagtcatgaaatgttgcatcatgctgagcttaaatattctttgaattgttgcacatgtttgaattagtttgaatttgaaacttggtttgaatttaaattgaaaaccctagagaaaataaaatagaaaagcaattagaaattcactAAAAAAGAGAACCATTTCAGCCCAAaccggcccagctcggcccagccaggccacgcgcccgcgccgtctGACAGGTGGGTTCCACCTGTCAGCGGCGGTTTCTCCCCACGCgcggcccctccccctctccctctGCCAGTGGGGCCGCTCTGTCGGTACTAGTTGCCCTCGCCCTCGTGCCCCTTTCcctctctgcctcgcgggcccgTCTCGTCAGCGCGCCGAGTCGTTTCCtccgcgcgctcgctccctctcgcTGTGTCGTGGGACCGCCCTGTCAGCTCCGCCTTCCTCGCGAACCGCCGTGGACCAGCGCGCACGCACACCGAGATCCCCAGCCACGTCGCCTGCCCATGCACCCTAGCTCCCTTTTGAGCTCCGCCCGCACCCGCACTCACTCCCCTGCCTCATTTCGCGCAAGCTCACCCTCTGTCGCGCTCTCCACTCGCCGCTCGGCCTCGCCGGAGTTCTGTGCCCGCCATCCAACCCGCCAGAAGCCTCGCCAAGCGACCCCGAGCTTCGTCCCAAGGTGAGACATATGTTCCCATGCTCGGTTTCTCTCAATTTTGCTTTGCCTTGGCCAATTCGGCTTCGCCGGAGTTTGGCCGCGCCGGTTCGCCGCGCCCGTGTGGTGACTGGCCGAATTAGCCCGGCTCTGTGCCCTAGCTTTGGTCCGTGATGTTCCCCTCACCCTATCATAGCTAGTCCCGGCCTTAGCACGCCCCAGATCCCCTCTCCTTGGATGTGATTCCTCACTGGAGTTGCCTCGACTCGCCCGGAGCTTTTCCTCCGCCATTCTCCCCTCTCTGAACTTGGTCTCGTGGCTGAAGCCCCCTCAGCGTGTTCGCTGAGCCCTCCTCGTCATTTCTGGCCAACCACGGTGGCCTCGGAACCGCCGTAGCCTACACCCGCCTCGGCTCCGGCGACCTCACAGCTGTGAGCAAAAGCGGCGCCGCCTGCAGCCTTGAACCCCTCCGGCGCTCGATCTCGACCGTCCGATCTTTATCGTGTGGACCGGATCaccggataccgcttcgcgcacgcgcaccCAGCACCTGGACCCCACCTGTCGGTCACCGATGTCTCTGGCACCGGGCCCGGCCGGTCAGTCCGTTTCCCTGCGCTCGGTCGCTGACCGTCCTGGCCCGCTGGTCAGTGCGCGCCCGTGCCCACGTCCACGCGCTCGCCcgtggatctaatcctggccgttgatCGTAGATCCGATGGCTGAGgaaaccccgtaccccttcgcgcggtagttttgcTAAAGAACCCCTCGGGTTTCCAGGAATCAACATGTCGTCCTGTGTtttagcgcgcaggcccctgAACTCTTATAAACAGACCCCTGCACTTTTAAACAATTACAGAATtggacctattttcatatttcaaacttcaaaacttgtttatttcatatctttttcatatgaactccaaatttagtgattcaaattgcaaaatgttcataggaatatactctattcaaataaattatgttcattcacAGTCTGTACACTCTAATTTTGTGTCTAACTATAGGTTAgtatatatgttgatttattcacttaataaaataaacaaaaaggaaaccctagtggtaaataGTTGTTTAATTTTGTGAAGATAATAATATGTGATGTATGAACTTATCTCTGGTTTAAATTTGATATCTCATTAAAATAAGTAGAgttagattatgtaatcatggacaacacttaaagaataatcaactactaaatgagattagttcaccctataatttaaactccccttttgattttatatttttccttttgagatgtgttccattgtttgtacatggttgatgtattgttcatttttcatttaccaaatgtattgaatgtatgatcactttatttagacaacgagcagcccatggtttctaagtgtgttgccgaagatcttcctgagcaacaacctggtgaaggcaagtgtcctctgccctattatgtcctacatacttcataattcactgtcccgcattacattattaaaaacctaaggattgactagtctgttttTACTTATCCttatttacctttttgggttaatcatggttagcttatgctattgcttcaacttaatcaatgaacatgatgtgaacatttatgatacgatgatgttatcctgataTTGATATTGTGATACCTTAgaggactcaggccattttcctgagtacctctccgtaaggacctgttcgtggaatgaccacccaggatagtagtgcaacctgagagcacctagaggggggggtgaataggtgatcctgtaaaacttaaaacttaacaccacaaacttgattaagagttagtatgatgaaatcaagtgagtagagaggagaactcttgtgaagcacaatagacacaataaggacaagcacaagagacacgaggatttatcccgtggttcggccaagtacaaaccttgcctactccatgttgtggcgtcccaacggacgagagttgcactcaactcctctcaagtgatccaaagatcaacttgaataccacggtgttcttctttactttgctcttttcccgtttgcgaggaatatccacaacttggagcctctcacccttacaataagaatcaatatgaagcacaagagtaagggagggaagcaacacactcaaatccacagcaaatacgcacagacaagatcaagacttcagctcaagacaatatctcgagtttctcactagaacggagctcaaatcactaagaatgtcgaacaagtgcgcaagaatgaagtgtgagtgatcaacaatgctcaaggaatgcttggtgttctcctccatgcgcctaggggtcccttttatagccccaaggcagctaggagccgttaagagcatttcaagaaggcaattcttgccttctgtcgcctggcgcaccggacagtccggtgcaccaccggacactgtccggtgcggatctctttccttatttggcgaagccgaccgttacagattcctagccgttggcgcaccggacactgtccggtgcacaccggatagtctggtgcccccttctgaccgttggctctgccacgcgtcgcgcgcggattccgcggccgaccgttggcccggctgactgttggctcaccggacagtccggtgcaccaccggacagtccggtgatttatagtcgtacgccgttaattgcttcccgagagcagccagttgacagactccgtcctggcacaccggacactgtccggtgcaccaccggatagtccggtgcacccagaccgagctgtctttggctgaacaaagccatctcttttccaacttgatttcttctgttccagcacttagacacaatacattagtctcaaaaacaatgtactaagtcttagaaacatacctttttacttgatttgcactttgtccatcactttgcatagattaacataagtccacttgtgttggcactcaatcaccaaaatacttagaaatggcccaaaggcacatttccctttcaatctccccctttttggtgatttatgccaacacaataaaaagcaactaaagggagtgcaacatcaatacaaatgagaactcaaaattgttttgattcaaatttggcatatatggatcattctttgccaccacttggtttgtttttgcaaatcaaactcaatttcctatctctaagtcaaattcacttgtagagacataaagagaggtattccacgagaaattgatcaaagatttcaaaaactccccctttttcccataatcaaccattctccccacaagaggccaacttttgacaaaagagacaataagagatttttgacaaaccaaaatctctattctactattttcaaaattctcaagtggtagctgatccatttcttgctttggccttattttctccccctttggcatcaagcaccaaaacgggatcaattttagccctttaaccccattgcctcacaaaaatcatcaactaagagtaaaaaggcaataagatgaacttggaattagttaccctttcatcggagtgcagtggaagtcttgcatggtccaagtccaccttttccctttcaaacctcctttgagactaaattaagtaaactcaagcacacagttagtctcaaagggtcaagttgtagcacatccccccctaaatatgtgcatcacttgcaaatggacttgtgaggtccggggagtgcttgtacaacttgagcaccataaatgggcaacaaaatgcattaaggaacatgatcaaggcataaaacacatgtatgttataaatcaatccaagttccgcgaatctaagacatttagctcactacgcagcttgcaaaaggtcgactcatctagaggcttggtaaagatatcggctagctggttttcggtgctaacatgaaacactttgatatcccccttttgctggtggtctctcaaaaagtgatgccggatgtcaatgtgctttgtgcggctgtgttcaacaggattatccgccatgcggatagcactctcattatcacataggagtgggactttgctcagattgtaaccaaagtccctgagggtttgcctcatccaaagtagttgcgcgcaacactgtcctgcggcaacatactcggcctcagcggtggataaggcaacggaagtttgtttcttagagctccatgacaccagggaccttcctaagaattagcacgtccctgatgtactcttcctatcgaccttacatccagcatagtcggagtctgaatatccaatcaagtcaaaggtagacccctttggataccagatcccgaagcaaggcgtagcgactaaatatctaagaattctcttcacggccactaagtgacactcccttggatcggattgaaatctagcacacatgcatacactaagcataatatccggtctactagcacataaataaagtagagaccctatcatagaccggtatgccttttgatcaacagacttacctcctttgttgaggtcggtgtgtccgtcggttcccattggagtctttgcgggcttggtgtccttcatcccaaaccgcttgatcaagtcttgcgtgtacttcgtttgggagatgaaggtcccatccttgagttgcttcacttggaacccaaggaaataacttaactcgcccatcatcgacatctcaaacttttgagtcattaccctgctaaactcttcacaagacttttggttagtagaaccaaatattatgtcatcgacataaatttggcacacaaaaagatcaccatcacaagtcttagtaaaaagagttggatcggctttcccaaccttgaaatcattagcaattaaaaagtctctaaggcattcataccatgctcttggggcttgcttaagtccatagagcgccttagaaagcttacatacgtggtcggggtaccgttcatcctcgaagccagggggttgctccacgtacacctcctccttgattggcccgttgaggaaagcgctcttcacatccatttggaacaacctgaaagaatggtgagtagcataggctaacaatatgcgaattaactctagcctagccacaggagcaaaagtctcctcaaagtccaaacctgcgacttgggcataaccttttgccacaagtcgtgccttgttccttgtcaccactccgtgctcgtcttgtttgttgcggaacacccacttggttcccacaacattttgcttgcgacgaggcaccagtgtccaaacttcatttctcttgaagttgttgagctcctcttgcatggccaactgatagtcgcctagaggggggtgaatagggcgaaactgaaatttacaaatataaacacaactacaagccgggttagcgttagaaatataaacgagtccgagagagagggcgcaaaacaaatcccaagcgaataagcaagtgagacacggagatttgttttaccgaggttcggttcttgcaaacctactccccgttgaggaggccacaaaggccgggtctctttcaacccttccctctctcaaacggtccctcggaccgagtgagcttctcttctctaatcaaagccgggaacaaaacttccccgcaagggccaccacacaattggtgcctcttgccttgattacaatggagttgtgatctcaagaacaagtgagaaagaaaagaagcaatccaagcgcaagagctcaaatgaacacggcaaatcactctcactagtcactagggctttgtgtggaattggagaggatttgatctctttagtgtgtctagaattgaatgctagagctcttgtagtagttgagaagtggaaaacttggatgcaatgaatggtggggtggttggggtatttatagccccaaccaccaaacttgaccgttggctggaggcgtctgctcgatggcgcaccggacagtccggtgcacaccggacagtccggtgtccctgccacgtcatcactgccgttggattctgaccgttggagcttctgacttgtgggcccgcctgggtgtccggtgcacaccggacaggtactgtttgatgtccggtgcaccggtatggacgtgcctgacgtctgcgcgcgctgcgcgcgcattaaatgcagcgcagggagccgttggcgccgcagggagccgttgctccgctggcacaccggacagtccggtgcacaccggacagtccggtgaattttagcggagcggctgccgcgcgaacccgaggctggcgagttctggagaccgcgcttccttggagcaccggacatgtccggtgcacaccggacagtccggtgaattatagcgcgccggcttccgagaaatcccgagggtgaagagtttgagtctgagtcccctggtgcaccggacaggtactgttcactgtccggtggcacaccggacagtccggtgcgccagaccaggggtgccttcggttgcccctttgctcctttattgaatccaaaacttggtctttttattggctgagtgtgaaccttttacacctgtataatctatacacttgggcaaactagttagtccaattatttgtgttgggcaattcaaccaccaaaattatttaggaactaggtgtaagcctaattccctttcaatctccccctttttggtgattgatgccaacacaaaccaaagcaaatagagaagtgcataattgaactagtttgcataatgtaagtgtaaaggttgcttggaattgagccaatataactactttacaagatatgcatggaatgtttctttctttatttagcattttggaccacgtttgcaccacgagatttgtttttgcaaattcttttgtaaatccttttcaaagttcttttgcaaatagtcaaaggtaaatgaataagagtttgcaaagcattttcaagatttgaaattttctccccctgtttcaaatgcttttcttttgacttaacaaaaactccccctaaaagagatccacctcttagtgttcaagagggttttgatataccatttttgaaatactactttctcccccttttgaacacaataggataccaaatgataaatacttttggaaagcactaagtttttgaatttggtggtggtggtgcggtccttttgctttgggctcatttctccccctttttggcatgaatcgccaaaaacggaatcattagagcccttcgaagagtttttttttcttctttggtcataaatgaatgagttaagattataccaaagatgaagtacggtc harbors:
- the LOC103641145 gene encoding putative potassium transporter 12 isoform X2: MHHFTNHEICRRWHVCSLFSTVPACKAKVKKWLEGHAYKKNCLLILVLIGTCTAIGDGILTPAISVLSAAGGIRVQNQNMSTDVVVIVAVFILIGLFCMQHYGTDKVGWLFAPLVLLWFILIGSVGLVNIRKYNSSVLKAYNPVYIFRYFRRGKSEIWTSLGGVMLSITGTEALYADLCHFPVLAIQFAFTLVVFPCLLLAYTGQAAYIIDNKDHVVDAFYRSIPEAIYWPAFIIATLAAVVASQATISATYSIIKQALALGCFPRVNVVHTSKKFLGQIYIPDINWVLMILCIAVTAGFKNQSQIGNAYGTAVVIVMLVTTFLMVPVMLLVWKSHWILVVIFLVLSLTVELPYFTACINKVDQGGWVPLVIAITFFVIMHVWHFCTVKRYEFEMHSKVSMAWILGLGPSLGLVRVPGIGFVYTELASGVPHIFSHFVTNLPAIHSVVVFVCVKYLPVYTVPAEERFIMKRIGPKNYHMFRCVARYGYKDIHKKDDNFEKMLLDRLLIFVRLESMMDGYSDSEDLTVMEHKAKRSTRSLQLIEKAGGNNTMSSTGDLSYSSSQDSIVLAKSPLTGNSLTRYSSQTPGDELEFLNRSKDAGVVHFLGNTVVQARRDSGILKKVAVNYVYAFLRKMCRENSVIFNVPHESLLNVGQIYYI
- the LOC103641145 gene encoding putative potassium transporter 12 isoform X1, whose protein sequence is MKSVEGGTFALYSLLCRHAKVSTIPNQHKTDEELTTYSRQTYEENSLAAKVKKWLEGHAYKKNCLLILVLIGTCTAIGDGILTPAISVLSAAGGIRVQNQNMSTDVVVIVAVFILIGLFCMQHYGTDKVGWLFAPLVLLWFILIGSVGLVNIRKYNSSVLKAYNPVYIFRYFRRGKSEIWTSLGGVMLSITGTEALYADLCHFPVLAIQFAFTLVVFPCLLLAYTGQAAYIIDNKDHVVDAFYRSIPEAIYWPAFIIATLAAVVASQATISATYSIIKQALALGCFPRVNVVHTSKKFLGQIYIPDINWVLMILCIAVTAGFKNQSQIGNAYGTAVVIVMLVTTFLMVPVMLLVWKSHWILVVIFLVLSLTVELPYFTACINKVDQGGWVPLVIAITFFVIMHVWHFCTVKRYEFEMHSKVSMAWILGLGPSLGLVRVPGIGFVYTELASGVPHIFSHFVTNLPAIHSVVVFVCVKYLPVYTVPAEERFIMKRIGPKNYHMFRCVARYGYKDIHKKDDNFEKMLLDRLLIFVRLESMMDGYSDSEDLTVMEHKAKRSTRSLQLIEKAGGNNTMSSTGDLSYSSSQDSIVLAKSPLTGNSLTRYSSQTPGDELEFLNRSKDAGVVHFLGNTVVQARRDSGILKKVAVNYVYAFLRKMCRENSVIFNVPHESLLNVGQIYYI